AATTCATATTCCTGAAGGCCCTGAAGATGGCTGATTGCATGATCAGTCAATTCAGAAAGCATGCTTTCTGGTATCAATTTTTTATATTCATAAAAATAACCCAGTACTTCAGCATTTGGATTTCCCCAATCTGCCCCAGCCTTTTGGTAATTCCACCAGGGTGCCCTCGGTGCAGATTCTACCTCAGGGGGCACTTTTTCCCAACCATGAAGTTCTGGTTGATAGCTCTGAATGAAATAAGCAATAGCGTTGTTAAGAATTTCGTCTTCTTCATCCGCGTTCACTCTGGATAAATACTGCATGCCGACCGTTGAGGCAAGTGCTGATGAATCTGAACATCTGAAATCCGGCTCAAGTCCATTCCCGAAGCCGCCATCTTGATTCTGATATGTTTTAAGCTCCATTAGCACATCTTCTTTAGAGCCATTCTCAAATTCAAAAAGATATAAAGCGCGGTCAACCTTTCGCGCTTTTTCAAGCATAAATTTCCGCGCTTTAAGAAATTGCCCCTTTGTAAACTGCTTCATAACCTTAAGCCCCCCTACTTTTTCAGTCTGATGATTACCTTTGTGCCTTTGCCAAGTTCGCTTTCCATTTTGAATTCCCCATTATGCTCGGTAATGATTTTGTTGCTGATTGTAAGACCCAGTCCAATGCCTTTTTCTTTTGTTGTAAAAAAAGGCGTTCCGAGTTTTTCCAGACGCTTTTCATCAATACCTGTCCCATTATCCTCAAACGTCAGCTGATAAAATAAATCATCCTTGTTTTCTCCTCTTATTTTAAGGCTGCCTCCGTCCGGCATAGCTTCTATGGCATTTTTCATAACATTGATGAATACTTGTTTCATTTGATTTTTTTCACATTCTATTTTTGCGGCATCTGAATCAAATTTAAGATCGATAGCCACATTTCTGAGGGAAGCCTCTGGATTTAATAAAATCATCGTGTCTTTAAGAAGTTCTACAACATTAGTGCATTCTTTCAGATGAATAGCCTGGGGCCTTGCCAGTGCCATAAATTCATTGACGATCTGCTCAATTCGGCTTAATTCATCCATGATGACATTCTGATATTTTATCTCATTCTGGTCCCTGTCTTTTTCAGTCAGCAGCTTAAAGAATCCCTTAATGGATGTAAGCGGATTCCTGATTTCATGGGCAACACCAGCTGCAAGCTCCCCTAGTACGGTAAGCTTCTCATAGTTGCGGATATATTCTTCGACTTTTCTTTTTTCAGTAATATCCCTTGATATGAACACAATGCTTTCTGGGTCCCCATGCTGATTGAAAACAGCCATTCCTTTTCCCTCAAACAAGACAGCCTGTCCTGTATGACTGATCTTGTGATAAGGGATGGTGACAGGTCCTTTTGTGGTTAAAAGGGTGTGTATAATCCCTTCTGCTTTAGCATGATCATCAACAAGTATATATTTAAAGACATTTTGCCCGATCATACGCTCAGGCTCGTATCCCAGGACTTTTTTATAAGAGGGCGATGCGTATATATAATTTCCTTTAAGATCGACTACACATATTAAGTCGTTGCTGTGTTCTAAAATGATCCGGTACTTGCTTTCGCTTTTTCTCAATTTTTCTTCTGTTTGCTTCCGCTGTGTAATGTTTCTTGAAATGACGATCGCATGCTTTAAGGATTCATTTTCAGTGACGGGAATTCCATGCGACTCAAGCCATATATAAGTATGATCCTTGCATAAATATCGATACTCAACCGTCATCTGTCTATTTTCCTTGAGCATTTTATAAAATTGGCCGGCAATCAGCTCCCTGTCCTCCGGATGAACGAATTGAAAAGGAGTGTATCCGACTGCTTCTGATATATCATACCCAAGTACTTCTTTATAAGACGGAGATACATAGGTGAAAAGTCCGTTTGCATCTAGAAGCCCAACGATATCACGCATATTTTCAGTAATCAGACGGAACTTTTTTATCGTTTCCTCGTGTTCTTGTTCAAGTTTTTTCTTAATTGTGACATCTCTTATAATCACCTGGGTGGATTGCCTGTCCCCCCATATGTTTGGCAGTGATGTTACTTCCATGGTTAAGGGCAATCCTCGTCTGGTATACCAGATCTGTTCCATTGAAGACGGTGTGAAACCATTTTTTGTATCGGTGATCCGCTGCTCAATTATCTCTCTATGCTGAGGATCAATTGAATTCCAGATGGATTTTCCAATGAGATCCTCCTTGCACTTTAACTCTAACAGATTCATGGCAGAAGGATTTATATATGTCCACTTTCGGTTTTCGTGAATTAAAAATGCGGTTGGAGAGTTCTCAAGCTGATTAAGATAGACTTCCATTAAGCCATCGAGTCTTTCCTGAGAAAGAAATTTCTCTTCATGAGCCTGTTCTTGCTTCTTCATCGCGGTCCATCTCCTCCAAATACATACATATCCTTAATATATCAAAAATTCAATTAATAAGGTACTGCCCTAGTAGCGAATAAATAAAAAGCCCGTATTTTATGATCAATACGGGATGTGTTTCTAATGAATTTTGACTCTTCCACGGCATTGTTGATTTTCACTCACTTTTAATGAAGCTTCGTATTAGCCATTAATTAATAATCCCATGGTGGACTATTTCCACACTTACTTTAGGTTCAATCAGGATGTTTGGATAATCCTCCTCCCATTTTACCTTTTTCCAGATAGCGGGATGATAGGCAATGAGCTCTCTCCCAATACCAACGGACTGAAATCAGGTACAATGAACCACATGATTGTTTCTCAAGCATACTCAAAATTTATAATTGTGAAAATTATCACTTGCAAGATTGCCGATTTACCTGCTATATTGCTAACAAATGAATATTTTTTCATTCTGCTGGGGGAGTCCATGATGCTGGACTGAGAGAAGAACGCAATTCTTTGACCCTTTGAACCTGATCTGGATGATACCAGCGTAGGGAAGCGGTGTGGCGTAGGCCGTTTTTTTTGGCTTTTTACACATACTGTTCCAAGGGTTCTGTTCATTAACAGAACCCTTTTTCTATTTCTTTCGCGGGTGCAGATCAAAACTCTATTAAACGATATAAGGAGGAGTTAAGATTGGATTTCGCATTCACTAAACAGTTTGATGGCAGCAAAAAGATGTATAAAACAGGATCAAGAGAGGACATTCGTGTTCCATTTCGGAAAATTGAGCTTGCACAGGATAATGAACCAGTGCTTGTTTATGATACGAGTGGTCCTTATACGGATCAAGCCGCTGCCATTGATATTAAAAAGGGGTTACCTGAAGTCAGAAGAAGCTGGATTTTTGAACGGGATGATGTGGAAGAATATTCAGGTCGCAGAGTCAAGCCTGAGGATAACGGCCGACAAGGGGATATGACTTCAAATGAAAACGTCTTTACTGGCGATAGAAAAGTACTGCGGGCAAAAAAGAATGCCAATGTCACTCAGCTTCATTACGCCAGAAAAGGAATCATTACACCTGAGATGGAGTTTATAGCCATTCGTGAAAACATGGACCCTGAGTTCATTAGAAGTGAAGTTGCAAGCGGCAGAGCCATTATACCTGCAAACATCAATCATAGAGAAAGTGAACCTATGATCATAGGCAAACATTTTCATGTCAAAATTAATGCAAATATAGGCAACTCTGCAGTAACATCATCCATTGAAGAAGAAGTTGAAAAAATGACATGGGCAATCAAATGGGGTGCTGACAACATCATGGATTTATCGACAGGCAAAGATATTCACACCACCCGGGAGTGGATTATCAGAAATTCACCAGTACCGGTTGGAACAGTGCCCATCTACCAGGCGCTTGAAAAAGTAAAAGGCATTGCTGAGGATTTAACCTGGGAAGTGTACAGAGATACCTTAATTGAACAGGCGGAACAAGGGGTCGATTACTTTACAATCCATGCAGGTGTTTTGCTGAGGTATATCCCTCTTACAATTAAAAGAACAACCGGGATTGTATCAAGAGGAGGATCCATTCTTGCAGGATGGTGCTTAGCCCACCACGAAGAAAACTTTCTCTATACCCATTTTGAGGAGATTTGCGAGATTTTAAAACGTTATGATATTTCCATTTCATTAGGCGATGGCCTGCGTCCCGGATCGATTGCAGATGCAAATGATGAAGCACAATTTGCAGAACTTGAAACCCTGGGTGAGCTCACGAAAATCGCATGGAAGCATGACGTACAGGTGATGATTGAAGGTCCTGGCCATGTTCCAATGCACATGATTCGCGAAAATGTAGAAAAGCAGCAGGAAATTTGCCATGAGGCACCTTTTTATACACTTGGACCATTAACGACAGATATCGCACCAGGCTATGATCATATCACTTCAGCTATAGGTGCAGCGATGATTGGCTGGTTCGGTACCGCGATGCTTTGCTATGTAACGCCGAAAGAGCATTTGGGATTGCCTAATAAAGATGATGTTCGCGAAGGAGTCATTGCCTATAAAATTGCTGCACACGCCGCTGACCTAGCCAAAGGACATCCTAATGCACAGTATAGAGACGATGCCCTGTCTAAAGCGAGATTTGAATTCCGCTGGGAAGATCAATTTAATCTTTCCCTTGATCCTGACCGTGCAAAGGAATATCATGATGAAACGTTACCTGCCGAAGGAGCTAAAACCGCTCATTTCTGCTCGATGTGCGGGCCAAAATTCTGCTCGATGAGAATTTCCCACGATTTAAGAAATACTGTTAAAGAACAGGAAATTGAAGAAGGACTGAAGCAAAAGTCAAAAGAATTTGTTGAAAACGGTTCAGCTATCTATCAGTAGACCATTTAGGCTGTGAACGTTCTGCCGGTTCATTGAATCATTTTAGGGGCGAACCTTGTATTACTTTCCAAACCGGTCCATTTACTGTCCGAAATGTCCGTAATACTGGCGAAAAACAGGAAAATACTTTCTTATTTGAATGAAATACTTTCTTTTTTACAAAAATCTCCTAAACCATAAAAAAACAGCGGAATGCATGCATTCCGCTTTTTTCATCTATTACTGTATCGCCTGCAAACCAGCCTGGTTCAAGAAGTTCCAAGGCTTGTTGTAATGAGGCTGGAAGAAGAAGTCGACAAAGCCAAGCTCATCAATCGTCATGCGATTTTGGATGCAGACTGATAGAGTATTAATTGATTGAGTCAAATCCGCTTTTGACATCACTTGTGCACCGACAATTCTTCTTGTCTCTTCTTCATAAACGACCTTTAAAGTGACAGGTTCATAGGAGGGCATAAACTCAGGGCGATCGTTT
The window above is part of the Metabacillus dongyingensis genome. Proteins encoded here:
- a CDS encoding PAS domain S-box protein yields the protein MKKQEQAHEEKFLSQERLDGLMEVYLNQLENSPTAFLIHENRKWTYINPSAMNLLELKCKEDLIGKSIWNSIDPQHREIIEQRITDTKNGFTPSSMEQIWYTRRGLPLTMEVTSLPNIWGDRQSTQVIIRDVTIKKKLEQEHEETIKKFRLITENMRDIVGLLDANGLFTYVSPSYKEVLGYDISEAVGYTPFQFVHPEDRELIAGQFYKMLKENRQMTVEYRYLCKDHTYIWLESHGIPVTENESLKHAIVISRNITQRKQTEEKLRKSESKYRIILEHSNDLICVVDLKGNYIYASPSYKKVLGYEPERMIGQNVFKYILVDDHAKAEGIIHTLLTTKGPVTIPYHKISHTGQAVLFEGKGMAVFNQHGDPESIVFISRDITEKRKVEEYIRNYEKLTVLGELAAGVAHEIRNPLTSIKGFFKLLTEKDRDQNEIKYQNVIMDELSRIEQIVNEFMALARPQAIHLKECTNVVELLKDTMILLNPEASLRNVAIDLKFDSDAAKIECEKNQMKQVFINVMKNAIEAMPDGGSLKIRGENKDDLFYQLTFEDNGTGIDEKRLEKLGTPFFTTKEKGIGLGLTISNKIITEHNGEFKMESELGKGTKVIIRLKK
- a CDS encoding Ger(x)C family spore germination C-terminal domain-containing protein is translated as MGRELIAYHPAIWKKVKWEEDYPNILIEPKVSVEIVHHGIIN
- the thiC gene encoding phosphomethylpyrimidine synthase ThiC; amino-acid sequence: MDFAFTKQFDGSKKMYKTGSREDIRVPFRKIELAQDNEPVLVYDTSGPYTDQAAAIDIKKGLPEVRRSWIFERDDVEEYSGRRVKPEDNGRQGDMTSNENVFTGDRKVLRAKKNANVTQLHYARKGIITPEMEFIAIRENMDPEFIRSEVASGRAIIPANINHRESEPMIIGKHFHVKINANIGNSAVTSSIEEEVEKMTWAIKWGADNIMDLSTGKDIHTTREWIIRNSPVPVGTVPIYQALEKVKGIAEDLTWEVYRDTLIEQAEQGVDYFTIHAGVLLRYIPLTIKRTTGIVSRGGSILAGWCLAHHEENFLYTHFEEICEILKRYDISISLGDGLRPGSIADANDEAQFAELETLGELTKIAWKHDVQVMIEGPGHVPMHMIRENVEKQQEICHEAPFYTLGPLTTDIAPGYDHITSAIGAAMIGWFGTAMLCYVTPKEHLGLPNKDDVREGVIAYKIAAHAADLAKGHPNAQYRDDALSKARFEFRWEDQFNLSLDPDRAKEYHDETLPAEGAKTAHFCSMCGPKFCSMRISHDLRNTVKEQEIEEGLKQKSKEFVENGSAIYQ